The Halobellus sp. MBLA0158 genome has a window encoding:
- a CDS encoding pyridoxal-phosphate-dependent aminotransferase family protein yields MEEDFLLLNPGPVPVTDEVAAAMDEPMVSHRSAAFEAVYERAQDGLDYIFEESTLEGVSTATTGGGTTLLLNGTATMGMEAAVANLVGDGGHVVSLVNGKFGRRFARIAERYADVTRVEVPWGESIPLEDVRAVVTDETDVVTMVHNETSTGLLNPVEGVGEIAEEYDARFVVDGVTSIGGDVFKIDDWNVDIAVTDAQKALAAPPGISAMYVTEEVKDDLDGEAAPFYEDLEWHLRKSESHQTPFTSAVPLFRAMAVAVEDIVEETMPTRIARHRRQSAAFRAGFTAMGLDLFADATGATELSNTLTAVSLPEEVYGDDADAFFDGVDARNVSISGGQAHLGGAIFRVSNMGGLPDEAILRGVRTVGEAMADAGVDVDVDAGVAAAREELDLTEAASADD; encoded by the coding sequence ATGGAAGAGGACTTCCTGCTCCTCAACCCCGGCCCGGTGCCCGTCACCGACGAGGTGGCGGCGGCGATGGACGAGCCGATGGTGTCCCACCGGTCCGCGGCGTTCGAGGCGGTCTACGAGCGAGCACAGGACGGTCTCGACTACATCTTCGAGGAGTCCACCCTGGAGGGAGTCTCCACCGCGACGACGGGCGGCGGGACGACGCTTCTCCTCAACGGGACGGCCACGATGGGAATGGAGGCCGCGGTCGCCAATCTGGTGGGCGACGGCGGCCACGTGGTCTCGCTCGTCAACGGGAAGTTCGGCCGCCGCTTCGCCCGCATCGCCGAGCGCTACGCCGACGTCACCCGCGTCGAGGTCCCGTGGGGCGAATCGATCCCCCTGGAGGACGTCCGCGCGGTCGTCACCGACGAGACCGACGTGGTGACGATGGTTCACAACGAGACCAGTACTGGCCTGCTGAATCCGGTCGAGGGCGTCGGCGAGATCGCCGAGGAGTACGACGCCCGCTTCGTCGTCGACGGCGTCACCTCGATCGGCGGCGACGTGTTCAAGATCGACGACTGGAACGTCGACATCGCCGTCACCGACGCGCAGAAGGCGCTCGCGGCCCCGCCGGGCATCAGCGCGATGTACGTGACAGAGGAGGTGAAAGACGATCTGGACGGCGAGGCCGCGCCGTTCTACGAGGACCTGGAGTGGCACCTTCGGAAATCCGAATCCCACCAGACGCCCTTCACGAGCGCGGTGCCGCTGTTCCGCGCGATGGCGGTCGCCGTCGAGGACATCGTCGAGGAGACGATGCCGACGCGGATCGCCCGACACCGCCGCCAGTCGGCCGCCTTCCGCGCCGGCTTCACCGCGATGGGGCTGGACCTCTTCGCGGACGCGACGGGCGCGACCGAGCTCTCGAACACCCTCACAGCGGTCTCGCTGCCCGAGGAGGTCTACGGCGACGACGCCGACGCCTTCTTCGACGGCGTCGACGCGCGAAACGTCAGCATCTCCGGCGGCCAGGCCCACCTCGGCGGGGCGATCTTCCGCGTGAGCAACATGGGCGGCCTCCCCGACGAGGCCATCCTCCGGGGCGTCCGGACCGTCGGCGAGGCGATGGCCGACGCGGGCGTGGACGTCGACGTCGACGCCGGTGTCGCGGCCGCGCGCGAGGAACTGGACCTGACCGAGGCCGCGTCCGCCGACGACTGA
- a CDS encoding O-acetylhomoserine aminocarboxypropyltransferase/cysteine synthase family protein — MVDGFHTRSLHAGQEPDETTGARAPPIYQTTSYAFGDADHAADLYALEADGDVYSRISNPTTRILEERLAALEGGVAAVATASGMAALDSATSVLASAGDNVVASSDMYGGTATYLTKMATRRGVEIRVVDTLDYDAFADRIDEDTAFVHVETIANPSLKTPDFERLADIAHANAAPLVVDNTFATPYLCRPLEHGADIVWESTTKWIHGSGTTVGGILVDGGTFPWEHADYDELSGENPAFGIDFVERYGEAAFANAVRQRALRTLGNQQSPFDAWQTIQGLETLPLRMQRHCENARAVAEFLRDHEDVAWVSYPGFEEHPTHANATRYLGSDEESRSEYGGMVTFGLAAGFEAAKRTCEETDLASFLANIGDAKTLVIHPASTTHAQLSEEEQRAAGLSPEMVRLSVGIEDEADVIADLDRAISAATQRVSGGDAKGGDSE; from the coding sequence ATGGTCGATGGGTTCCACACCCGGAGTCTCCACGCCGGCCAAGAGCCGGACGAGACGACGGGCGCTCGCGCGCCGCCGATCTACCAGACGACCTCCTACGCCTTCGGGGACGCCGATCACGCGGCGGACCTCTACGCGCTGGAGGCCGACGGCGACGTCTACTCGCGGATCTCCAATCCCACGACTCGCATCCTCGAAGAGCGCCTCGCGGCGCTGGAGGGCGGCGTCGCCGCCGTCGCCACCGCCTCGGGGATGGCCGCGCTCGACTCCGCGACGAGCGTCCTCGCGAGCGCGGGCGACAACGTCGTCGCCTCCTCGGACATGTACGGCGGCACCGCGACCTACCTCACGAAGATGGCGACCCGCCGCGGCGTCGAGATCCGGGTCGTCGACACCCTCGACTACGACGCCTTTGCGGACCGGATCGACGAGGACACCGCCTTCGTCCACGTTGAGACGATCGCGAATCCATCGCTGAAGACGCCCGACTTCGAGCGCCTCGCCGACATCGCACACGCGAACGCGGCGCCCCTCGTCGTCGACAACACCTTCGCGACGCCGTACCTCTGTCGCCCGCTGGAACACGGCGCCGATATCGTCTGGGAGTCGACGACGAAGTGGATCCACGGGTCGGGAACCACAGTGGGGGGAATCCTCGTCGACGGCGGGACCTTCCCCTGGGAACACGCCGACTACGACGAACTCTCGGGCGAGAACCCCGCGTTCGGCATCGACTTCGTCGAGCGCTACGGCGAGGCCGCCTTCGCCAACGCGGTCCGCCAGCGTGCGCTCCGGACCCTCGGCAATCAGCAGTCGCCCTTCGACGCCTGGCAGACGATCCAGGGCCTGGAGACCCTGCCGCTCAGGATGCAGCGCCACTGCGAGAACGCCCGTGCGGTCGCGGAGTTCCTCCGGGACCACGAGGACGTCGCGTGGGTGTCGTATCCGGGCTTCGAGGAGCACCCGACCCACGCGAACGCGACGCGGTACCTCGGTTCGGACGAGGAGAGCAGAAGCGAGTACGGCGGGATGGTCACCTTCGGGCTCGCCGCGGGCTTCGAGGCGGCGAAGCGGACCTGCGAGGAGACCGACCTCGCCTCGTTCCTCGCGAACATCGGCGACGCGAAGACGCTCGTGATCCACCCCGCCTCGACGACCCACGCCCAGTTGAGCGAGGAGGAACAGCGCGCCGCAGGACTCAGCCCCGAGATGGTCCGCCTGTCGGTCGGCATCGAGGACGAGGCGGACGTCATCGCCGACCTGGACCGCGCGATCAGCGCGGCGACCCAAAGGGTTTCGGGCGGCGACGCGAAGGGGGGAGACAGCGAATGA
- the metX gene encoding homoserine O-acetyltransferase MetX, with product MKTDSGTVDLGRFDFASGDEIENLEVAYETYGEFDGDNAVLICHALTGSQNVAGYGSETTGQARAWWNDIVGPGKAIDTNDYYVVCANVPGSCYGTTGPASEDPEGEVYGTDFPPVTVADWTRSQRLLLDELGVGRLHAVVGGSVGGMNALDWAKRYPDDARYVVSVAAAARLDAQCLALDAIARRAITTDPHWNGGEYYDRDEAPTDGLALARQIGHVMYLSKASMEGKFGRRAAGRDARRDSFPSDPAAAFFPYRDVESYLDYQAEKFVDRFDANSYLYLTRAMDDYDLAEGYEDDAQAVAAFEGEALLLSFTGDWHFTTEQSETLAAAFREAGAPVAHHVIESDHGHDAFLVEPEKVGPPLRDFLDSGVEGRAVHDTDADADSGPGGDFAPVHASLFSQ from the coding sequence ATGAAGACAGACAGCGGGACCGTCGACCTCGGGCGGTTCGACTTCGCCTCCGGCGACGAGATCGAGAACCTCGAAGTCGCCTACGAGACCTACGGGGAGTTCGACGGCGACAACGCGGTCCTGATCTGCCACGCCCTCACCGGCAGCCAGAACGTCGCGGGCTACGGCTCGGAGACGACCGGCCAGGCCCGCGCGTGGTGGAACGACATCGTCGGCCCCGGGAAGGCGATCGACACGAACGACTACTACGTCGTCTGCGCGAACGTCCCCGGGTCGTGTTACGGCACCACGGGGCCGGCATCCGAGGACCCCGAGGGCGAGGTCTACGGCACCGACTTCCCGCCCGTGACGGTCGCCGACTGGACGCGCTCCCAGCGCCTGCTGCTGGACGAACTCGGCGTCGGCCGCCTCCACGCGGTCGTCGGCGGCAGCGTCGGCGGGATGAACGCCCTCGACTGGGCGAAGCGCTACCCCGACGACGCCCGGTACGTCGTCTCGGTCGCGGCCGCGGCACGTCTCGACGCGCAGTGCCTCGCGCTCGACGCCATCGCGCGGCGGGCGATCACGACCGATCCGCACTGGAACGGCGGCGAGTACTACGACCGGGACGAGGCACCGACAGACGGCCTCGCGCTCGCCCGGCAGATCGGCCACGTGATGTACCTCTCGAAGGCGTCGATGGAGGGGAAGTTCGGCCGGCGCGCAGCGGGGCGAGACGCCCGCCGCGACTCCTTCCCCTCGGACCCCGCGGCGGCGTTCTTCCCGTACCGCGACGTGGAGTCGTACCTCGACTACCAGGCCGAGAAGTTCGTCGACCGCTTCGACGCCAACTCCTACCTCTATCTCACCCGCGCGATGGACGACTACGACCTCGCGGAGGGCTACGAGGACGACGCCCAGGCCGTCGCCGCCTTCGAGGGCGAGGCCCTGTTGCTCTCCTTTACGGGTGACTGGCACTTCACGACCGAGCAGTCGGAGACGCTCGCGGCGGCGTTCCGGGAGGCGGGCGCGCCGGTGGCTCACCACGTCATCGAGTCGGACCACGGCCACGACGCGTTCCTCGTCGAGCCCGAGAAGGTCGGGCCGCCGCTCCGGGACTTCCTCGATTCGGGCGTCGAGGGCCGCGCGGTCCACGACACCGACGCCGACGCCGATTCGGGGCCCGGCGGCGACTTCGCGCCCGTCCACGCGTCGCTGTTCAGTCAGTAG
- a CDS encoding O-acetylhomoserine aminocarboxypropyltransferase/cysteine synthase family protein produces MADDEEQPLGFGTRSLHAGQEPDPATGARAQPIYQTTSYVFDDAEDAAGQFALEKEGFIYSRLMNPTVATLQERLASLEGGIGAAATASGMASLDLATFLLASAGDNIVTASSLYGGTYTYFTHTVERRGITTRFVDTLDYEAYEEAIDEDTAYVHLETIGNPALVTPDIERIADIAHDNDVPLFVDNTFATPYLCRPIEHGADLVWNSTTKWIHGAGTTIGGVLVDGGSFPWAEHAEKYPEIGAPNPAYHGVNFAERFGDAAFTYAAIARGLRDLGNAQSPFDAWNTLEKLESLPMRMERHCENAMAVAEYLEDHDEVSWINYPGLESHETHEEASEYLEGGYGGMITFGLEAGYDAARDTVDNVELASLLANVGDAKTLVIHPASTTHQQLTEEEQRAAGVTPDMVRLSVGIEDVDDIIADLDQAIERATN; encoded by the coding sequence ATGGCAGACGACGAAGAGCAGCCACTCGGGTTCGGGACGCGAAGCCTCCACGCGGGACAGGAGCCCGATCCGGCCACCGGCGCGCGGGCACAGCCGATCTACCAGACCACCTCGTACGTCTTCGACGACGCCGAGGACGCCGCGGGGCAGTTCGCCCTGGAGAAGGAGGGGTTCATCTACAGCCGGCTCATGAATCCGACGGTCGCGACGCTCCAGGAGCGCCTGGCGTCGCTCGAAGGGGGCATCGGCGCCGCGGCGACGGCCTCGGGGATGGCCTCGCTCGACCTGGCGACGTTCCTGCTCGCGAGCGCCGGCGACAACATCGTGACGGCGTCGTCGCTCTACGGGGGCACCTACACGTACTTCACCCACACCGTCGAGCGCCGCGGGATCACGACGCGCTTCGTCGACACCCTCGACTACGAGGCCTACGAGGAGGCGATAGACGAGGACACCGCCTACGTCCACCTGGAGACGATCGGCAACCCCGCGCTGGTCACGCCGGACATCGAGCGGATCGCCGACATCGCCCACGACAACGACGTCCCGCTGTTCGTCGACAACACCTTCGCGACGCCGTACCTCTGCCGGCCGATCGAGCACGGCGCCGACCTCGTGTGGAACTCCACGACGAAGTGGATCCACGGCGCCGGCACGACGATCGGCGGGGTCCTCGTCGACGGCGGGTCGTTCCCGTGGGCCGAACACGCCGAGAAGTACCCCGAGATCGGCGCCCCCAACCCCGCCTACCACGGCGTCAACTTCGCCGAGCGCTTCGGCGACGCGGCGTTCACCTACGCCGCCATCGCCCGCGGCCTGCGCGACCTCGGCAACGCCCAGTCGCCGTTCGACGCCTGGAACACCTTAGAGAAACTGGAGTCGCTGCCGATGCGGATGGAGCGCCACTGCGAGAACGCGATGGCCGTCGCGGAGTACCTGGAGGACCACGACGAGGTCTCCTGGATCAACTATCCCGGCCTGGAGAGCCACGAGACCCACGAGGAGGCCTCCGAATATCTGGAGGGCGGCTACGGCGGGATGATCACCTTCGGCCTGGAGGCCGGCTACGACGCCGCCCGCGACACCGTCGACAACGTCGAACTCGCCTCGCTCCTGGCGAACGTCGGCGACGCGAAGACGCTCGTGATCCACCCCGCCTCGACGACCCACCAGCAGCTCACAGAGGAGGAACAGCGCGCCGCGGGCGTGACGCCGGATATGGTCCGCCTGTCGGTCGGCATCGAGGACGTCGACGACATCATCGCCGACCTCGATCAGGCGATCGAGCGCGCGACGAACTGA
- a CDS encoding inorganic phosphate transporter, with protein sequence MVEALLIVGLLVAMFVGFNIGGSSTGVAFGPAVGSGLVSKLGAAALMTAFALLGAWTAGREVIETMGGRIVPESEFTLAASVAVLFFVGLALLISNTFGVPASTSMTAVGAIAGLGVASGTLDEGVMLEIISWWIVAPVIAFWICAVIGRYVYPYLDAKLKLDRSPGAVLEVDRSGAIPRPRLGPNTTPRELGSVTLVVVIACYMAYSAGASNAANAVAPLVGNGAVSMNNGIFLAAGAIGLGAFTIARRTLDTVGNDLTELPILAALVVETVSASLIAMLSYLGIPASLAVSATMCIVGLGWGRATRTVTLGEALSGDTPAMSVDALTTETADEVPRMGEESSADLAGTDLFDPGTTGRVIFFWLLTPSLSAAASYALFATVPL encoded by the coding sequence GTGGTCGAAGCACTCCTCATCGTCGGGCTCCTGGTCGCGATGTTCGTCGGGTTCAACATCGGCGGCTCATCGACGGGGGTCGCGTTCGGCCCCGCGGTCGGGAGCGGCCTCGTCTCGAAGCTCGGCGCGGCCGCGCTGATGACGGCGTTCGCGCTGCTCGGGGCGTGGACGGCGGGCCGCGAGGTCATCGAGACGATGGGCGGCCGGATCGTCCCCGAAAGCGAGTTCACGCTGGCCGCAAGCGTGGCCGTCCTCTTCTTCGTCGGCCTCGCGCTCTTGATCTCGAACACCTTCGGCGTCCCCGCCTCGACGTCGATGACGGCGGTCGGCGCCATCGCCGGACTCGGGGTCGCCTCGGGCACGCTCGACGAGGGCGTGATGCTCGAGATCATCTCCTGGTGGATCGTCGCGCCCGTGATCGCCTTCTGGATCTGCGCGGTGATCGGCCGGTACGTCTACCCCTACCTCGACGCCAAACTGAAGCTCGATCGCTCGCCGGGGGCGGTCCTCGAAGTCGACCGGAGCGGCGCGATCCCGCGGCCCCGGCTCGGGCCGAACACGACGCCACGCGAACTCGGCAGCGTCACTCTCGTGGTCGTGATCGCCTGCTACATGGCCTATTCGGCGGGCGCGTCGAACGCCGCCAACGCGGTCGCGCCGCTCGTCGGCAACGGCGCAGTGTCGATGAACAACGGGATCTTCCTGGCGGCGGGCGCGATCGGACTGGGCGCGTTCACCATCGCCCGGCGGACGCTCGACACCGTTGGCAACGACCTCACCGAACTGCCGATCCTCGCGGCGCTCGTCGTCGAGACGGTGTCGGCGTCGCTGATCGCGATGCTGTCGTACCTCGGCATCCCGGCGAGCCTCGCGGTGTCGGCGACGATGTGCATCGTCGGGCTCGGCTGGGGGCGGGCCACCCGCACGGTGACGCTCGGCGAGGCGCTCAGCGGCGACACGCCCGCGATGTCCGTCGACGCGCTGACGACCGAGACCGCCGACGAGGTGCCGCGGATGGGCGAGGAGTCGTCGGCGGACCTCGCCGGAACGGACCTGTTCGACCCGGGGACCACCGGCCGGGTCATCTTCTTTTGGCTCCTCACGCCGAGCCTCTCGGCCGCGGCGTCGTATGCGCTCTTTGCGACCGTGCCGCTGTAG
- the fer gene encoding ferredoxin Fer translates to MPTVEYLNYEVLDDQGWDMDDDDLFEKAADADLDDEDHGTLEVNQGEYILEAAEAQGYDWPFSCRAGACANCASILKEGEIDMDMQQILSDEEVSEKNVRLTCIGSPAAEEVKIVYNAKHLDYLQNRVI, encoded by the coding sequence ATGCCTACCGTAGAATACCTCAACTACGAAGTGCTGGACGATCAGGGCTGGGATATGGACGACGACGACCTCTTCGAGAAGGCGGCCGACGCCGACCTGGACGACGAGGACCACGGCACGCTCGAGGTCAATCAGGGCGAGTACATCCTGGAAGCCGCCGAGGCTCAGGGCTACGACTGGCCGTTCTCGTGCCGTGCAGGCGCCTGTGCGAACTGCGCGTCGATCCTCAAGGAGGGCGAGATCGATATGGACATGCAGCAGATCCTCTCCGACGAGGAGGTCTCCGAGAAGAACGTCCGCCTGACCTGCATCGGGTCGCCCGCGGCCGAGGAAGTCAAGATCGTCTACAACGCGAAGCACCTCGACTACCTCCAGAACCGCGTCATCTAA
- a CDS encoding NifU family protein has translation MSTDATGGDDDLKERVTNFLRRNFPQIQMHGGSAAIQHIDREKGEVTVMLGGACSGCGISPMTIQAIKSRMVKEIPEIETVHAETGMGGGGHDGGGMSPSFPGETEGEERDSDEGPQAPF, from the coding sequence ATGAGTACGGACGCTACGGGCGGCGACGACGACCTGAAGGAGCGCGTCACGAACTTCCTGCGCCGGAACTTCCCGCAGATCCAGATGCACGGCGGTTCGGCCGCGATCCAGCACATCGACCGCGAGAAGGGCGAGGTCACGGTGATGCTCGGCGGCGCGTGTTCGGGCTGTGGCATCTCCCCGATGACGATCCAGGCGATCAAGAGCCGGATGGTCAAGGAGATCCCCGAGATCGAGACGGTCCACGCCGAGACCGGAATGGGCGGTGGCGGCCACGACGGCGGCGGGATGTCGCCGTCCTTCCCCGGCGAGACCGAGGGCGAAGAGCGCGACAGCGACGAAGGCCCGCAGGCCCCGTTCTAA